One window from the genome of Syntrophorhabdaceae bacterium encodes:
- a CDS encoding nitroreductase: protein MDLFKTIEERKSIRAFKPDPVAREKVEEILRWVTNAPSAINLQPWEFFVVMGEEKQRLSRRLIKSYKEKQISCSPGNVKPLADEFTKRGVQSFQLMDPYLKEMGTEFNAFINEGSCNFYGAPVAVILCLDNAFSKARLVDIGIALAYLVLVAQASGLATCPIGLINAYADDIKEMLDIPDNKDVVIGVALGHPDMDSPVNHFKTPREGVDSFVKWID, encoded by the coding sequence ATGGACCTGTTTAAGACAATCGAAGAAAGGAAAAGTATAAGGGCGTTCAAACCCGATCCCGTAGCGAGAGAGAAGGTAGAGGAGATCCTCCGGTGGGTAACCAATGCGCCTTCGGCGATTAACCTCCAACCCTGGGAATTTTTCGTGGTCATGGGCGAGGAAAAGCAACGCTTAAGCAGAAGGCTTATCAAATCATACAAGGAAAAACAGATATCATGCAGTCCGGGGAACGTGAAGCCCCTGGCTGATGAATTTACAAAAAGAGGTGTCCAGTCTTTTCAACTGATGGATCCCTATCTCAAGGAGATGGGGACAGAGTTCAACGCATTCATCAACGAAGGGAGCTGTAATTTCTACGGAGCCCCCGTGGCGGTGATCCTCTGCCTCGATAATGCCTTTTCCAAGGCCCGCCTCGTGGATATAGGGATAGCACTGGCCTATCTTGTCCTTGTTGCGCAGGCGAGCGGCCTCGCTACGTGTCCTATCGGGCTCATCAACGCATATGCAGACGACATCAAAGAGATGCTCGACATCCCCGACAACAAAGACGTTGTCATCGGGGTTGCCCTCGGTCATCCTGACATGGACAGCCCGGTTAACCACTTTAAAACACCGCGGGAAGGCGTCGACAGCTTCGTGAAGTGGATAGACTGA